A segment of the Chrysiogenia bacterium genome:
CGTGACCGGCGCGGGAAGACCACAACGCAGGTTCTCGGGGACCGATTCCTGAATCTTTTTGGGCTGCGCGAGTTTGAGATTCTTCATGATCTCCACGAAGTCGTCCTCGCTCTTGTCCAGTCCCAAGCGCGCGTTGAACCTCTTTTCCTCGCCGACCGTCGTGACAGTCCGGCCCTTGTAGTCGTGACCGGGGTAGAGCTTCGTCTCATCGGGCAGCGTGAAAATCTTTTCGCGCACCGAGCGGTAGAGCTTGCGTGAATCGCCCTGCTGGAAGTCGGTGCGGCCCGAGCCGCGGATGAGCAGCGCGTCGCCGGTAAAGGCCATGGACTTGTCACCGGTCACATAGGTCACGCAGCCATTGGTGTGACCGGGCGTGGAGCGCACCTCGATCGTGCAGGCGCCGAACTTCACGGTGTCGCCTTCGTCGACGGGGACATCGGCGCAGGGCGCGCCGCCATGTTTGCTCACAACGGTCTTTGCGCCAAGGCGGCCTCGCAGCACGCCGGCGCCGGTGATGTGGTCGGCGTGGACATGGGTATCGAGCACATAGAGCAGCTTGAGGCCCAGCTCCTCGATGAGCTGGACGTCGCGTTCGACCTGGTCGCGGACCGGGTCGATGATGACGGCCTCGCGGTTCTGCTCGTCGGCGAGCAGGTAGGTGTAGGTAGAGGATTCGGGGTCGAAGAGCTGGCGAAACAACATGGTCTGTTTCTCCTTTCCCATGCGGGCGCTACCTCATTGCAATAGTGCCTCGCTACCTGGAAATAATATAACTGAATATTTATATTGTCAAGTATCGATATTCTGCTATACTGCCCCTGTCGCCGCTGAGTCTTCCGCCGGCGACCAGGAAACAACGATGGCACGAGCACTCAAAATCCTGACCGAAGGCGGCTTTGAGGCCGTCGCGCAGCGCTTTCGCCTGATGGGCGATCCGCTTCGCCTGCGGCTTCTCAACTGCCTGCGCGAGGGTGAGCGCACCGTGGGCGAGCTCGTGGGCGCCACCGGCGCCAGCCAGCCCAATGTCTCCCGACACCTGTCCCTGCTCTACCAGAACGGGCTCGTCACCCGCCGCCAGGAAGGCAACTGCGTCTATTACGGCGTGGCCGATCCGGGAATTTTCGAAGTCTGTGACGTGGTATGCAGCGGCCTGGAGCGCGATCTCGACGCACGTCGCAAGGTTTTTACCCGCTAGGTTTGCAGGGAATCCGCCGGCTCAATCCAGCGCGCAATTGCCGCCTTGAGCTGCTGCATTCCAAACGGTTTCTGCAGAAAGCCCGCCGGCCGGTGCGACCCGAACTGGCTGAGGGTGTCTTCTTCGGCGTAGCCGCTCATCAGAATAACCGGCAGGTCCGGGCATTCGTGAAGCAGCGCCTTGAAGGTTTCCGGCCCGCTCCAGTCGGGCATGGTCATATCCA
Coding sequences within it:
- a CDS encoding MBL fold metallo-hydrolase yields the protein MLFRQLFDPESSTYTYLLADEQNREAVIIDPVRDQVERDVQLIEELGLKLLYVLDTHVHADHITGAGVLRGRLGAKTVVSKHGGAPCADVPVDEGDTVKFGACTIEVRSTPGHTNGCVTYVTGDKSMAFTGDALLIRGSGRTDFQQGDSRKLYRSVREKIFTLPDETKLYPGHDYKGRTVTTVGEEKRFNARLGLDKSEDDFVEIMKNLKLAQPKKIQESVPENLRCGLPAPVT
- a CDS encoding helix-turn-helix transcriptional regulator; the encoded protein is MARALKILTEGGFEAVAQRFRLMGDPLRLRLLNCLREGERTVGELVGATGASQPNVSRHLSLLYQNGLVTRRQEGNCVYYGVADPGIFEVCDVVCSGLERDLDARRKVFTR